The stretch of DNA TAGAGCGGACATAGGATGCGATCCTACCAGCACTAAACCGATTGAACCTCCCATTAGTATGCATATATGCTCCTCTCGCGCAGCTCAACCCTCAAATCCTAGCAgcccctttctctctctctctctctctctcaggttGAATTTGTATGTGCGTTAGCCTGTACAGATTGAAAATTCTATCACAGTACTGCACATGGGAGGTTCTGCCATTGACCGCCTAGATTTATTGTGTGTTAGTTTGGTATAAAATTTCCTCTCTCTCTTAAGTTCATCTGCATTCAACCATTTCATTGGTGGTTCAACTTATTTTGTAGATAAATTTGGCGTTTGGTCTCCTTGGGTAAGGATTTAGGAAGCGTTTTCAGCAGAACTAATGAATCTCGAATGTGTATTTCAACACCCTCGGGGTAGTATTCTGTAAGTTTTTATTATTAAAAATAAGGTATTTTTGCAAGATTTGTCACTCAACTTTTATTTTCCTTTAAACATTTTTTCCAGGTCTATCCATCTCTCTGATGTGGTTACATATGACCGGATGGTGATTAGTTTACAACATTTGTGATGTCATGCTATGTCTACAAGTTCTACAGTTCTTTCTAGATATACTCAGCGCTACTCCCGGCTTTGTTGGTGGATTTAGCTTTCACCTACTTGATGATGAGAAGGCAAGCGATAGGAATAGAGAAGAATGTGTAGCATCAAATTTGTAGCTGGATATTGCATTTTTGTCTTCACCTTTTTTTGTTACAGAAGAACCATTTTGTTTGTCCCTGAGTACATCTAATCATCATATGTTCACTTGCTATTTCCCATAGACTTTTTTACTACATTAATTTTTTATTTACTCATCTTCCTAGGGCATAGTATCCTAATATTGTCGAGCAAGAGCTCTGTGAAAGTGCCTTTGATATGCTGCATTGTTGAGTTTTTTTTTGAATAGGTAGAGTTTTGTTCAAGGTTGCTTTTTTTTGCTTTTGATTCCAATAGAGCACATAACACAAACATAACACAATTTATTATTGTCTGATTTGGTCATTTTTGGTACAGCTCTAGACAGCATTAGTTTAGTTATCATTTAATATATTGCAAGTGATGTTTGGAAAATTCCACACCCCCATTCTTAAGTTTCCAGTGGCAATTTATCTAAGATGCTCTCTTCATGCTTTTACAATTGTGGACTGTATCCACCAACTAAATGATTCATGGTATATGAATGTTTGTTCCATTGCACAAAATTCATTTGTCTACAACAAGTGAGCATCATACATAGCTATCCCAAGTAAGTTTTTAAGTTTTTCTTACTGAGTTAGGAGTATAGCAGGTTAGAATATTATTATAGTTCAATGTTGTTTATTCATAAATGTTCCATCCTTTTATAGTATGCTAAGGGGGTTACAACTTCGTTAGATCGATGTCTTGATAAATCTTTTGTTTACATTAGTTGTCTACACAACATGACTCTTCATAGTCTTACTCAACCCTTTGCCAGTTTATAATTTGTGTTGTGCTCTATAGATATGCTCAACAAAAGATACAAATTTCCGCAGCAACGCATGGGATATCTACTAGTTTCATAATATAATACCAGCATTTTTGACACTGTAGGTAGTACGTACTTCCAATCTGtactacttcctccgttccataatgtaagacgttttttaaCATTATATTAGTGTCAAAAAATGTTTTATATTAtaagacggagggagtacttcctACCGAACGGATCATATTATTTTCTGTGAGTATTGTAAAATCCAAATACAATACGTCCACTCAGAAGCAACAACGGCTCGCCGGTTTGCCTGAAACGCTCGGCGTCAGTCACACGAAAAAATTAGTAAATCCAAATGGCTCATGCGATGCAACCCAAATGAAGACAGGGACTCGTCGAGCGCAAGACTACAAAGGAAGACGTTCCGCTCGCTCACTGACCAGCCCCACGCTTGGGCCACATATCTCCACGGCCGGAGCTGGAGCTGCAGCTCACCACACTCCCTCCTCCATCCCCAGTCCACACCAAGGCGTGAGCGTGAGCCCGAAGCCATGGCGGCCGTGGGGACGCCGCAGGAACCGTACGCGCCCAAGCCGGCGGGCGAGGGGAGGGGCTACTGGCGGTGGCACAGGGACGATTTCTTCCCGGAGCCGTCGTTCGCGAGCTGGGGCGCGTACCGCTCCGCGCTGGCCGCGACCCCCGCGAGGCTCCGCGACCGCTTCACCGGCCGCTCCACCGACGCCATCGAGCTCGGCGCGCTGCGGCGCCGCAGCGAGAACGAGATGCGCCGCTGCCTCACGTGGTGGGACCTCACGTGGTTCGGCTTCGGCTCCGTCATCGGCGCCGGGATCTTCGTGCTCACCGGCCAGGAGGCGCACGACCACGCCGGCCCCGCCATCGTGCTCTCCTACATCGTCTCTGGCCTCTCCGCTATGCTGTCCGTGTTCTGCTACACCGAGTTCGCCGTCGAGATCCCCGTGGCCGGCGGCTCCTTCGCGTACCTCCGCGTCGAGCTCGGCGACGTCGCGGCCTTCATCGCCGCCGCGAACCTTATCCTCGAGAGCATCATCGGCACGGCCGCGGTGGCGCGCTCCTGGACGTCCTACTTCGCGTCGCTCATCAACAAGCCGGCGAGCGCGCTGCGCATACAGACCTCGCTCAAAGACGGGTACAACGAGCTTGACCCCATCGCGGTCGTGGTGATCGCGGTCACCGCCACCATGGCCATCCTGAGCGCCAAGGGCACTTCCCGGATCAACTGGGTGGCGTCCGCGATACACGTGGTCGTGATAGCGTTCGTCATCGTGGCAGGATTCATCCACGCCAACCCGAGCAACCTGACCCCGTTCATGCCGCACGGCGTGCCGGGCGTGTTCCAGGCGGCGGCGATCGTGTACTTCGCCTACGGCGGCTTCGACAACATCGCGACGATGGCGGAGGAGGTGAAGAACCCGTCGAGGGACATACCGCTGGGGCTGCTGGGGTCCATGTCGGTGATCACGGTGATCTACTGCGTGATGGCGCTGGTGCTGAGCATGATGCAGCCGTACACGGCGATCGACCGGAGCGCCGCCTACTCGGTGGCGTTCAGCAGCGTGGGGATGCACTGGGCGCAGTACGTGGTGGCGCTGGGCGCGCTCAAGGGGATGACGACGGTGATGCTGGTGGGCGCGCTGGGGCAGGCGCGGTACACGACGCACATCGCGCGGAGCCACATCATCCCGCCGGTGTTCGCGCTGGTGCACCCCAGGACCGGCACGCCGGTGAACGCCAACATACTCATCGCCGCCGCGGCCTGCTGCATCGGCTTCTTCTCCAGCCTCGACGTGCTCTCCAGCCTGCTCTCCATCAGCACGCTCTTCATCTTCATGATGATGGCCACCGCGCTCCTGGTCCGGCGGTACTACGTGAAGGGCGTGACGACGCGGACGCACGCGCTGCGGCTCCTGGTGTTCCTGCTGGTGATCATCGCCTCGTCGGCGGGCATCGCGGCGTACTGGGGCACGACGCCCGGCCGGTGGGAGGGCTACGTCGTGCTGGTGCCGGCGTGGCTGCTGGGGACTCTCGGCATCCAGATGATGGTGCCGGCGGCGCGCGCGCCCAAGGTGTGGGGGGTGCCGCTCGTGCCCTGGCTGCCCTCGCTCTCCATCGCCACCAACCTGTTCCTCatgggctcgctcggctcggatGCCTTCGTCCGCTTCGGCGCCTGTACCGCCATCATGCTCATCTACTACGTCCTCGTCGGCCTGCACGCCACCTACGACGTCGCCCACGATGTGTGCAGCGAAGACGAGCTAAAAGACTACGGCGACGCCGCTGATGATGCTGCTGATGAGAAGGCGACGGCGAAAACGGCCGACGTCGAGAGGGCTAGCGCGGGAGACGGCGGCCGCTAAAGATGATCCGGAGTCGGCCAGACGGTAGTCAGTAGTCGCTGCTTGACTATACGCTGTCTGAAAACTTGTAATTCGTACCATCAAATGAATCTTTATCTTCACACGATTGTAATCTACACATTTGCAGTCTTGATCTTTTGTTTTGTAATGTACATGTATGCGTGCTGGTGACCAGTCAGTACACTTTGACATCACTGTCTCAAAACTTGTTACTTATGCTACATATAAGAATTTTGTTACTACGTGCAATATATGGATAATCCTACACCTACAAAGTGAGTACGAAGGCCTATCTAAATTTCCAAACTATAAACCTCTCGGCTCCCTTGATTTTAATGAGGGTGGGCACCCCCTATCGGTTCAATAAATTTTTTACACAGGTCTAGCATTGTCTGCAATATATTTAGAAAGAGAATGGTTTTTAATAACTCACGACCTCAGAAGCCATGGGTGTCTGTTGTCTACTCCCCTGGTATACTCCCATCTCGTGCTCCTCTTGACTTCAAGGGTCGAGACAAATTTACGGGTGGCCCCGTCCACACCCACCCTTTCTTTTCGTCTCTCTTTTCACAACTCCCACTTAATCAATA from Triticum urartu cultivar G1812 chromosome 3, Tu2.1, whole genome shotgun sequence encodes:
- the LOC125543226 gene encoding cationic amino acid transporter 5-like, which codes for MAAVGTPQEPYAPKPAGEGRGYWRWHRDDFFPEPSFASWGAYRSALAATPARLRDRFTGRSTDAIELGALRRRSENEMRRCLTWWDLTWFGFGSVIGAGIFVLTGQEAHDHAGPAIVLSYIVSGLSAMLSVFCYTEFAVEIPVAGGSFAYLRVELGDVAAFIAAANLILESIIGTAAVARSWTSYFASLINKPASALRIQTSLKDGYNELDPIAVVVIAVTATMAILSAKGTSRINWVASAIHVVVIAFVIVAGFIHANPSNLTPFMPHGVPGVFQAAAIVYFAYGGFDNIATMAEEVKNPSRDIPLGLLGSMSVITVIYCVMALVLSMMQPYTAIDRSAAYSVAFSSVGMHWAQYVVALGALKGMTTVMLVGALGQARYTTHIARSHIIPPVFALVHPRTGTPVNANILIAAAACCIGFFSSLDVLSSLLSISTLFIFMMMATALLVRRYYVKGVTTRTHALRLLVFLLVIIASSAGIAAYWGTTPGRWEGYVVLVPAWLLGTLGIQMMVPAARAPKVWGVPLVPWLPSLSIATNLFLMGSLGSDAFVRFGACTAIMLIYYVLVGLHATYDVAHDVCSEDELKDYGDAADDAADEKATAKTADVERASAGDGGR